The sequence tgtcttaaaaaaccCCCGGCTCCATTCACCACAgcaatataaaatttaaaaaacaaaacaaacaaaaaaaggagttCTGCTTATCATAAAAAAGATAGTATAATTAAACAAAATCTCTGGTTATGAATAGTACTCTGATTTTGCTCCTGGGAGcaaacaatgtttttaaaaataccagttGCAGTTCTGCAGCATTATGAGAAAACAAGCTTCAACTTAGGATTCCACTCTGGAGTCACTTTCATTTTAGCAGTTCTTACCACCAAAAATAATGTCTTATGTCAACTTGGTAACCCTTGTTGCTATAATCAATTCTACTGAATGTATGGGATGCTAGATTTTTTTATGACTGCAATAAGTATTTAGAGTTTTTGCTGACATTTTGGTGTATGTATGCACTTACAGACTGTTGAACTAGCATGATGCGAACACAATACCTAAAATGTAATCAGAAGTAATCTGTACTGTTTATTGATACAGAAGAATGCTTCAACTTGTATGTTCAGATATCTCGGATCATTAGGATAAATTAACCTCCTAAGAGGTATATTAGGATATCCTTAAAATTAAATGGGTGGGTCAGTTTATCATACAGTCTGAATACTCGCTTTCTCAAATGAATCTATCACATTCTGTCTACGTGGTAAAGCTCTGGACAAACAAATAGTAAAGTTACACATCATGTGAGAAGTCTTACTTTATAGATAAGGTAACAGTTAAGAAAAATGTAGCAATTTCAGAGGTGCTTTGAATAGTAAAGGCAGTGCTTTCCAGATTAGCATTATATAGCCCACTTACATCGTAGGGAGAGAAGAGTTAGATGTCAGATGAAAGTAAGCTACCTAAACAAGAAAGCAAATCAAAGATAGGAAATTTACATTCTAAGAGCTCTGTGTCCCAGGCAAGTTAGACAGtgttacatttgcatttttactgaCATAAAAAGCTTGTATACAAGATCACTGAATTCAGTAGTAGAAAAAAGgaactgcatttttctcttctagaaTCTGCTTTTGATGTAGTATCAAGTATACTGCACGATTGTGAACAGTTAGATCACTTCTGTAAAAATCTGAATTGACCtaattaaaaatgctgaagactatttttctcccttctttacAGGTACTTTTAGTTCTGTTTACTTGGCCACAGCACGGCTACAAACaggacatgaggaaaaaatggcTCTGAAACACTTGATTCCAACCAGCCACCCTCTGCGAATTGCTGCTGAACTTCAGTGCCTCACTGTAGCAGggtacataaaaaaaaattaacgaTTGTCATGACTAAACTGCTGAACATTGTCTCACtgttctgtatttattttaagttttggcATTtcgcttcctttttttttaactgcagaaaTGTATGTTCTTTTTATCAAGAGCTGATAAGAAATGGAGTGTCTTACCTGTAAAGGATGCTCTTCTCTAATAGTCTCAGTTTACAGACGGTGCTGTATTTTCCATCTGAGAAGTTCTGTGATGTATCTCTGTGATAACAAAAATTCCAGTTCTgaaatgcttggaaaaaataatctcttcatcagaaaatgcagttttaggAATGAATGCTTGTTGTCAGAGTGTGCTGAATAGCACCTTCTTAAAGTAGTTGGTATCATGAAGGTTAGGTCCTACATTTAATTACAGCAGTAACTACAAACCATGGCCCCACAAATAATGTATGGAGCCCTCATTGCAAATTGCAGAACTCAAATGGAACATAGTAATGAAAGGCAACAGCATAACTACTGACTGCTGATAAGACTGCTGTCAAAATATAAATTAGATTATAAAAGAAAGCCTTACTGaagtttttaagaaataaaggaaaataaacatccATCTTCTGGTCTTTATTCAGTGACATTACTTTTGTTCTAGGGGACAAGATAACGTTATGGGAGTTAAATATTGCTTTAGGAAAAATGATCATGTGGTTATTGTTATGCCATATCTGGAACATGAATCCTTCTTGGTGAGTCCCAGACTTTTTATGTGTAgtaaaactttttaattaaaagcagttGCATAATTACAGTATCCAAATAATCTTTCAGGATGTTTtgaattctctttcctttgaagAAGTGAGGGAATACATGTTTAATCTGTTTAAAGCGTTGAGGCGCATTCATCACTTTGGTATAGTTCACCGTGACGTCAAGCCCAGTAACTTCCTCTACAACAGGCAGCTAAAAGAGTAAGTCCGTCCAGATGACCATATTGTGATCTCATTTGGGATGTGTGCCTTGGCAGAACAGAGTCAATTaggcttttgggtttttttccttccagctgcaTAACATGTGCTTAagtaataaaactaaaaaagattttttttttttaatttgtaaaacttttctttctgtgtttagGAATTTGAGGAGggaaggaatttattttttcatacttAAAAACTTCATACTGCCTCATAGAGCGACAAGTACTGGAAAAATGACAATTTTACTATTGAGTAAAAGTACTACAATTTTGAATAAGAATGAGAAGAGTAAaatcagtttggggtttttttttttttaataagaaagcTAATAGTGACTTGTGGTGCATAGACTGATACTTGTAAATTTTTACTCGTGGATAGAGTGAAATTGATACAGATAAGACGGCTGGGCTGTTTTCACCTTACATTGAATTAATGTTTATAACTGGTAGGGCTAGGTTTTTTGCCTGCAAGTTACAATATTTAAAGACTATAAAAAGTGAGGTACTGCTTTTTTGTGAAGAGCTGAAATGGATTGAAAAAGGTACTGTTTCAGTGCTAGCAGTCCTATAACTGTATTGGTGAGTATTGTGCTGTGTACAGTtgagacactgaggtgctggagtgtgtccaaagaagggcaacgaagctggtgaagggtctagagagcAAATCTTATGAGGACTGGCTgagggttgttcagcctggagaaaaggaggctcaggaGAGACCTTATtactctctacaactacctgaaaggaggttgtagtgaggtgggtgttggtctcttctcccaagtaacaagtgctAAGATGAcaggaaacggcctcaagttgtgccaggggaggtttagattggatattaggaaaaatttcttcaccaaaagggttgtcaagctttggaacagactgcccagggaagtggtggagttgCCctccctggaggtatttaaaagacgcATAGATGCcgtgcttagggacatggtttagtggtggactgGGCAGcattaggtttacagttggactcgatgatcttaagggtcttttccaacctgaatgattctatgattctatgtagTGAGAGTTTGTAGGGGAGATTTGGTTACGTTTTGCCAAACCACAAGCTTAAAAATTtgagaaatactgattttttttttttttttcctaaatctaTCAGAATGAATTCATATTGTCGTTTTGCTCTTCCAGCATTTGTTTGAGCCTTAATCTCTACTGTGGGTGTGGAGGCCATGCAGCTGAGTTTGTCTGAGACCCAGAGAGAGCTGGATTGTCTCTGTGCTGGTTGTAGCaaaaaatagttcttttaaAGACAGATCTGAAGTGTGAACTAATGTAGTCTTACCTGTTTGAAGACTGAAGTAAATTCCAGTAGTATTGCTTGAAGTCTGGCAAAACTCTCAGCATTGTTAGTCATGTCTGTCTTCACTGCTACATTTTTCCTCTGCCCATGGGAATCCTGCAAGGGTCAAGTCACTTGTACTTGACTGTTGGCTGAAGGTTCAGAGCTGTCGGATTAGAAGAACCCCAGAAAGGAGCTgctgggaatattttttttaatgccattgGAGAAAGTATGCACTTGAGAAGATTTTGGGACAAGAAACAATGAAGTAAGATGGGTATAGTGTAAAAACATTGCGGGGATAGGTaagataggacaagaggaggcaaagggagaaaataggaCTGTGATGCTGGCAACAGTGCCAATAAGCAACATACTGGgtaaaatgtgaaagaaatatAAGTAAACAAGTAATGAACAGTGAATTGAACTGATTGATGAATACTTTGTGACTCCTGTTTCTAAATTTGTGTCTTTCAGGTATGCCTTGGTAGATTTTGGCTTGGCACAAGGAACACCCGATACGAAAATTGAACTTCTCAAAACTGCCCACTCTGAAGATCAGCAGGGAAGTTGCTTGCAAAATAATCCCACCATAACCTTGGGAAATGGGGGTTCTGTCAGTGTCACAGCACCTAAACAGATAGCTCAACAGTCAGCCTCAAAAGCAGCTGATAAAAGGTCCAGCTCACTTtcaaaaatacagattaaacaaggaagaggaggaaaggttctcagtcttttttattaatattgttGTATGTTTAATGTATTACTTCATCCAACAGGGGGAGATGTAATACTTGAAAAAAGTTCTGCATGCATATCTTGCTGGGTCCTATTGTGATGCACAGAATCACGGTTTTCATATCAAAGTGGGTAGTTTTACATAACCGTATTGGCATCATTCATTATCTGTTAGATATAATACAATGCCAAAGGCTGTATAAAACCCTAGCATGGGTTACTATTTAGACAGCCTTAACTCTTTTTTTAAGTGACATGTATTGTGGAACTCTTCCCCAGGCCACTAATTATTCATCTATGCTTAGTTACTTAGTTGCATAACAAATGCAGTACAGAGGACATTCACATTGTCTTGGGGCACTTCTGAGGTGTGATTCGTTTTGTAAGCATGTTTGCTGTTCTGTCTAGACCATGTTTTCCTCATCCACAGTAAACTGATGCCTGAAAATGACTTACCATGCAGCTGTTCTTGTTTTATGTCacttcacactttttttttgtttttgaactGTCAGTATCCAGCTGACTGTGTGTTAGATAGGATCCTTATTGTCCTTTTTGTTGGTATTGTAGGAGGATTCTGTGCACCATTCTGTCCAGCGCTCTGTCTTTGGAGAAAGGAATTTCAATGTCTATAGTTCCACGTACCAGGAGAACTCAAGTACAAAAGTAAGAAGTGTGACTCATCAGTAAGAGCAATCTGttacatatttgaaaaattatggAACTGGTTGTTCTGTAAGACTGGACATTACTCCAGGATGCTGTGAAACTAAAAGTTTTTGAGCAGATTATTAAGAGTGTCTTTGCAGAAATGCTCAaaggatttttcatttctgtttcagtcCCTTTTGAAACTCTTAAAGAACTAGTTATGTAGCTGTATCCCTAGCTGATCTTGTTTGTATgctaaattaatcttttttcctacacatgTCTGTGCAACTAAGATATACTTAGCTTgtgaaacttcatttttttattttgtagttgaaactggagagaaaatttgtaataaatatttttctgtagtttttgtAATTGGTATTTAATATGACAAAGGGGAAACCCCAAATAAATTAGAGGGTTTGGCCAACAGTGATCATCTTATTGTAGAATTAGAGTTAGTGCCTGTGTGTTGCTGTGTCATTtcatgtacattttttttattctcatgtTGAGCCAAAAGAATTCTTGAAACATTATAGTGACTTGAAAAATACTTGCCTTATAGCTTCAGAATATCTAATGTATATTGTTTTTTAGTAAacactgcaaaatgttttccaatggggaaggagaggaaatcAGGATATTTAGAAAGCTCCAGTGTCTTGTTTTACAGATGTTGTGATATTGTTAAAAAGGTTTGCTATCTTCTGTTCTAAAATAGCAGCTTCTTGCTCATGAGCACCTGTTCAGTCTTAGTATTTTAGGAACTGGCCTATCTCTATGTAAAGGGAAGCTTCTTAAATATGTCACCTTCTCTAAAATATCTGCCTTGCAGCTCACAAAACAATCAAAGATGATAGATGTTTCATCTAGGAAGTTAGTAACAAAGAAGAAGATTACTTCTACCAAAACAGCGAGCAATGGGACAGCCAGGAAGGCTGCCAGTGGTTGTCCCTCAAACCTGACCTGTGACTGTTATGCAACGGATAGAGTTTGCAGTGTTTGCCTTTCAAGGTAACTTGCTTTGATAATGTTATAAAATTGTCTGCTATGCTGTCAAGCAAGGTCAGAAACTTAGATTTACTAGACAGCTGATTTAGTAGGTGAAAGATAGCATTTGATCTGTGCAACCCTTAAAACACTGAGTATGCTCCTTTTAAACAAGAATAGTTTATGGAATTCATGCAATAATTGGTTCAAGAGAGATTCACTGTCAAtgactttttgttgttgtatttAATTATCCACCTACATGTCTTGTAGAAAATCGCTTGAGTTAACTACAACACTTAGAGAAGACAATACATCAGTCTGTCATTAGTAGTTTTCTAATAGGCCTAAATCATGCCAACACTTTGGATTCTGGAAATCATGAAATgtagaataaaaaggaaacatgacTGGTTTGtatttgttaatttaaaaaataatgtctaAGTTTTAATAATAGGTTAGAGAATCTTAATAACTCAGTTCAACTCCATCCCTCTGCAGTTAGTTTTGGTTATGATCTACTATTGCCTTTTATCCACACATTAAGGAACACAGATTAACACAGAGAATTCTGTTTACTAGACATAGCCATGAAACTGTGGGGTCCCTCTCTTACCAGACTGTCAAAATATGGTGATATCAACTTCATTTCAGAAGTATGAAACATGAGGAATTTGCCAGACTCAAAAGAGAAGTGGCCCATAGAAGGAAGGCACTTTAAGCCATACAAGAAAGCTCTGGGAAGTtggttgctgcttttttttttttttttttaaataattataacCTCACACCTTTTAGTTAATCTAACAAAAAGTAAATTCTTGTCAATGCTCAGAAATAGTGAACCTTAGTTTGCTGTGGACTAATACAAAGCCAGAGCATCCACATTCAAGAATCTAGTGCATTTTTTGCCTTTGGTTAATTAGTCTCACCTTTAAAGTTTCCTATGAAAACAAGCCTTTAGCAAAAATGATGCTGCTATTGAATGAAACTAAAAAAGGTCATTGAGAATGACATATGCAATAAGTATTTCTGTGGTATGACCTGATGCTagataatataataaaaatataataatataatagATAATATAAGCCAGCTATTATTTTATGCAACATCATTTCATGCTAGGTAATTATAAGATGCTTCAAACTTCTATAAAACTTGGATAGGGCAGGGTTAGGCTGTTTATACATCTGGCACAAGTATATTCTAAAACTAAGATTAAGCATTATTataattagaaattatttatCAACTTTTATATTCTAAACATGTTTGTCTCTCATTACAAGGTGTCAGCAAGTTGCTCCCAGGGCAGGAACACCTGGATTCAGAGCACCAGAAGTATTAACAAAGTGCCCGACTCAGACCACAGGTACTGCACAACAGACTGAaactaatgtattttttcaccttttgaTCCCCATTTATGCATATTATGTTGTCTTTTTTATGGGAGGGGTTTTGTTTACATGTGAAATTCATTTTGTCATTCCTTCTAGCACTTACCAAGCATTTCCTGATTTTAATTCAAAGTTTATTATTCAGAGTAAGAACAAGTtaggaatatttttcctgtgtttgaaaCTTGAATATGTCTTTATTCATTTGAGAGGTAGTGCCATACGCAGGAGTTGAATacaatgtgttttaaaagaaaacaaagctgtaatttttatCAAGTTTCTTGGCTTACTGTGGCTTATTTATTAAAGTGAAATCTTGAATAAATCTTGGGGTAGGGACATACTTTAGACTTTTCTAGACAGATTGTCACATATAGTTTGCTGTCATAGCAGGCATAGTTAATGGTATAATTGCAAATGTGTTTTAGAAAGCATTGGTTAATActtttaatcagatttttttcctttttgctacTGCTTTATATAGCTGGTCTGTAAATGTCATAATTTTTTCTTactaaatttttaatttctcagggTTAAAAATGATCAAATTAATAAGTTTCAGTAATCTGGGTAAATAtcagggcagagcagagggatggGTTTGCATTAGCTGATGCAAGTAGGATGGGAGAGGTTGTGCCTACCTGGAGAACGGAGGAGCAATAAAAGCAAAGTTACCTGTTAAACATTTGGTGTATGACCAGGAGTTTTGACTTATGAAAAAGGGGGATAAATACAAATGTCCCCAAAACTGGatttaaaataacagtttttAGCCATGTTCTGCTGAATACCTTTTGAGAAAATTGCCAATTTTCTGTACTTAAAGTGTGTATATATGCTTAGAATAGACTTAACAATACATTTGATCAGCTTATCCCTACATAGCCTTGTGTTCTTTGAAAGACCATCTGTGCTGTGGGTATGACTGGGATTTCAAGAGGTATGGCAGCCTGCTTGGAGTTACTGTGCTGTAACAGCCAGCTTTATGGGCTAGAAGACATCCAGAAATCCAGGACAAGTTTAGACAATCTCTGAATCTGTCTAGACAGAATTTAGGCAGAAAGAAGACATACCTAGGAAATTTTGGACACATGCTGGTGTTAAATATGCTTTCAGACGGTTTTCTGTTCTCTAGGGTAATGGAGAGCAGGATTACAGAAAATATGGGTAAATCTGGAAACCCTTGGGTGTGGCATAGACAGCCCTAAAAGCACTGAGTCAGTGGTGCCGAGCTCCTGTATTATGTCAACAAAGGCCTTAATTAGAACTGGGTAGACTAATATTAATATTTGTGAGATTATGTTGTATTTCAACTAACAAATCTTCTTGTCCACTTCCATCTGGGACTGCTGTAGTCACCTCCTTGTATTCCTGCCAAGTTCTGGTCTCTGTGCTGAGACCAAGTTACCATCTGGATCCAGCTGACCCTATCCAGGGCTACCTTAGTGCATCTGACCCAGGTTCATAGTGCAGGGAATACAACCTAAACTCCCAAGCTGATGTTATACAGGTCCAGTTACACTTCAGCTTGGTTTgtccctctgttttttttcctcagtctgCCTCACTAGTTGGATAACACTAGGCAAAAGCATCACAATTTTGATGGCATTGCACAGGATCTTGCAGTCTGCTGATGATCCCAGCTCTACCAGAATTGTAGGGCCAGGATTTACTAGCCATTCAGATATAATGTCTATTAATTTCAGCAAGAGTTAAGTAATTAAACTTCTTTAAAGGTCTTGACCTTGATGACTCCAGCTTTCCCAACCAAATACTTGGGGTGATGCACAACACCTCAAAGAGATAGTATGATCTTTTCAACAGCGATACAGTAATGCTAAAACTTTTTTACAGGAACTATGAAGAAGATACaaattttttccactgtaaatTGTGCCAAATTATCATCTtggatttttattcttttaataaaagacttaaaatgtggttttgcaACTGAAGTCAACTgaatacttccccccccccaaagtccTGTGCTGATAGTGTTTCTAACTAAAATGTCCAAATTAATCACTGCCTATTTTactacttatttttttaagagaggtAGAATAACTATGGCTCTATTTCCCAACTGtcaatttttctctttagagTTTGAGAATCCTTCAAACTCTCTCCTTCACTTTCCTTGCCATCTCTCAAAATGTGCACCTTATTGAGCCAAAAAATTATGGCAGACAGGTATTCTCATAACTTTTAGTATTAAAGTTTCCATCATGCTTTGGCATCTATCCCCAGAGTACTCTCTGTACTCTTCATAACACAATGAAAGCGATGAATACTAACTATTACAGTTCTTAAACTGGCTATCTTGTCAATGATTTCATATTAGAGAGGAACAAAGTTCATAGTAAGATAAATTTTTTAGTACTGTGGCAGCCTCAGTCccagaaaaattcagatttgcattcatttgtgaattattttttatttgtgatCCTTATAGAAGGTTTTCTTCATATGAAGCAAACTTATTTGTTTCAAAACTAGCCAGTTTTTTGCCCCTTCTCATTTCCCTGAGCAAAACAACCTCAAACATTGTTTTGGTACATTTTAAGTTTAGCAAGTTAATGGAATTACTTATGTGAAAAATTTTATGGAAAAGCTTAAACATTCCCTCTGCATCAAAGCAGGAAATTATTCTTCAATCTAATTATAGTAATTTCCactgttttctgaagtgttaTCTGTATGACCAAAGTCAGTTAAGTACTTCAGAACATAACTTTTTCTGATAGAAACTTTTCAggtcataatttctttttaaagaaagttgtGATTTTGTTTGTGATGAAATAATGAGTTCAGTTGTTACTAAGTTTGCTTTCAATTGCAGCAATTGACATGTGGTCTGCAGGAATCATATTCCTTTCTCTGCTCAGTGGACGGTATCCATTTTACAAAGCAAGTGATGATTTAACTGCTTTGGCACAAATCATGACAGTTCGTGGATCCAGAGAAACCATTCAGGCTGCTAAAACTTTTGGTATGCAAACCTTAATTatggggaaaaggggaaaatgtaTGCTTGGTCTGCTATTTAATGCAGTGATTTACaatctatgattttttttttttttaatatacataaatatatttttaggtTTGGGAGTAATTTTGGAGGTAAATCATACTTCTTGCATGTAAAACTCTAAAAGTACTAGTCTATAAACAGAGATTTAAgaaagttttgtatttttctatcTTTTATAATTTGTATATGGGGTACTTCATGCCATAGGTTTCCCAGCCTGTCTGCTGCCTTTCACTGAGTCAGGGCCACTTGAGGTGAAATATGCCAGCTAAATGTTTTCTACTGGCATTTGGTTAGAATTTTTGAGGCAGTGTTTCTATTCCTGCAAAATTTGCCCTGGAGGCTTAAGTCAATATGACTTAATATTTAGATGATGTAAACCTTGCTTTCCTGCCCTGCTCAACAAGGgctagtaaaaaaaaccaacaaaaccaaacccaacagaaggcctgtttaaaaatacaaaactaccaccaccacaaaacacacaaaaaactaaaataacCATTCCCCTAATTGTTTGCAGGCCAAATGCTGCAGCATTTGCTACCTGGAAGTGTAACTGACAGCATCGATTTTCATTCTCCAGACAGAGGTGTAAAAATCAGGGTATctaattttcttcagttctctTAAAATGACAGTGAAATGCAAAAAGGTGGTGTGTGGGGTATGTGACAACCTGTCACTGCGTAACTTcacaaaccaacccaaacagCTTTGTTCTGAGCAGAACTGAGACTATTATCCTTCTGACTTGCTGGGGCTATTGCTGTAAAACAtggctggctggggggggaggtgttggatttggttttttgatagtttgggggtttggggttttttttgttgttgtttgtttgttgttgttttttttttttaatgctggttACGCTTCAAGACATGAAGTTTCAAGACATGAAACAAACTTAGAAGTTACAGTTGCATAGAAAGTATAATAAAATGTCgcttgctgtaatttttttttctaggtaaATCAGTTCTGTGTACCCAAGTTGTCCCGGCACAAAACTTAAGAACCCTCTGTGAGAAGTTGAGAGGAACAAATAGCAGCTGTAATAGATCCCAGGGTGAAGTGCCCAGCAAGTCTGTAAATGACTCAGCTTTGCCAGTTCCAGTAGACAAACCATCTGCTCCCGAGACACTTGGGAAACAAATTCAACACTTAAAGAGCTTTCAGGAAGGTGACGATGCTTTGGAAATGAAGGCAACAGACATGAAAGGATGGGATCAGGTTCCTGATGAAGCATATGACCTACTTGATAAGCTACTAGACTTAAACCCTGCAACAAGAATAACTGCAAAAGAGGCTTTGCtgcatcctttttttaaagacatgagGGTCTGAGAAGAGACCATATTCTGTTATTGCTTTCATACATTTTATGTGGAAATGAGATACTGAGGTAGTTTTACCTTGTTGTCCTCAACATTTACATTCATTGAAATACCATCATACTGTGCACAGAACTACTGAAATTTTTTCTTGTACAGTTGGACAGCCAATGTCAGTTTACTTTAAGAAATACTTGGAGATGTAAAAATTACATAAACATCACTAACATTGTCTTCTTCTAAGACACTTCTGAGGGGTTATTGCTGTGCATACCTGTTCTCTGAGAAAGTTCACTTTGATCAAaaactacaaagaaaaagagtttcACAAGCTCTATGCTTAATTCTCGAGATACTCCCTTCAAATTTACAAATTTGCCTTAAGGTATGACCAAAATAAGAAAGTGCTTGAGAGACTTTTTTCTGTACTTGCATATCTCTGCTTTGTTCCCAATTAGTACATGGGGGACTGAAAATGGAACAAAGTGTGTTAATTTCATTCAGAGTATTTTCAGAGAACAGTATTACTTTGGGAGTGTTGCTAGAGGAGGGGCCAGGTGCTGGAGGTTATATcatcaaaagaaaagcataactGTTTTAAAAGTACGTTTTTGTTCCAGTCTGGTCTTTCCTACTTAGGCAATAGTAATAAATGCAGTTACTCATTTTGCATAGCCCATGTTTCCTCAGTGTCATGGGTAACTGTCAATATTCAACAACTACTGCCTTCAGAATGTCTTGTGTGACACGCATAGGTTTGATTTCTGTTATGGAAACTGATCTTTTTAAAGAGTATCTGTTAAATaaagaatttgtttttataACTTCATAGGATTGTCTAGAGATGCTTCTATAAAAATAAGTCAGGTAAGGTTTTCCTGTGGGATGTTTCTGTTCAGGAAGAATTATGCACATTTGTTTCCTGCATAAATTCCTCAAGTAATAGAAAACACTTTTCAGATAGCTCTAGTATGTATGACTGTCACAGTGGAAGTATCTTAATTATCAAGGAAGTCTTACCACAGAGTTAGAAGCTAGCTATTGTCTGGTCCTAAGTAGGAAAACCAGCCTTAATAACCTTTAACCCTGTATGTTCAATGTGCAAACTAAGTTACATCATGTTCAGCAGAAGTTACTCTAAAACCCTTGCTAATTCTGGAGACTGAAACTTAATAGTGTTTTCCCATGTACGGTTCTTGAAATGCTAATGGAGTTGTTGCTATAAGAGGTTACAAGCCATTCTGAGAAAAGATTGCTGCTTTGATAACTTTTGCATAAGCCTTCTCATATGAGCTGGTGGTTATGATAGTGCAAAGGTCCTGACCGCAGCTGGGGCTGAAGATACATTATTTCAATATATTCAAAATCTTGAATACATAGAAAGTGATGGTAATGTTGCTCTGTTCCTGGCATCAGCTgttagagaaaaatatttgcagatgtCAGAATATTGATTGCAGAAAATCTTGAAACCCACAAGACCCTGGGGCCCAGGTCTTAGTAATTTTTGCTGTTTATATAATTTCAACACAGCACGTCACTGAGAAATTATTTATCTAAAGGAACTGTGGCCAAATTTGGCAAGCAATGCTGTCTGCCAGTGTCTGCAGATGTATTGTTTCCTCCTACGTTCACTCATGCTGTCTATGGTCTTATGAGAGCACTAGCTTGACAACAAGCAAAAATATGTCAACTATCTATTGTGAACTTTCTAAACAACTTCAGCTTTTTAAGCTTTCCTGCTAACCACAGCATTGAGCAGCTCCTTGCAGCAGGCACTACAACAATTAACCACTGCATAAGTTTAATGGCCAAAAAGGGAAAACCATTGCTAAT comes from Haliaeetus albicilla chromosome 8, bHalAlb1.1, whole genome shotgun sequence and encodes:
- the CDC7 gene encoding cell division cycle 7-related protein kinase isoform X1 — encoded protein: METLLKSRCDEQHPHQAEDFHGKQEQNSKLSAGIKKDIEKLYEAVPQLVNVFKIKEKIGEGTFSSVYLATARLQTGHEEKMALKHLIPTSHPLRIAAELQCLTVAGGQDNVMGVKYCFRKNDHVVIVMPYLEHESFLDVLNSLSFEEVREYMFNLFKALRRIHHFGIVHRDVKPSNFLYNRQLKEYALVDFGLAQGTPDTKIELLKTAHSEDQQGSCLQNNPTITLGNGGSVSVTAPKQIAQQSASKAADKRSSSLSKIQIKQGRGGKEDSVHHSVQRSVFGERNFNVYSSTYQENSSTKLTKQSKMIDVSSRKLVTKKKITSTKTASNGTARKAASGCPSNLTCDCYATDRVCSVCLSRCQQVAPRAGTPGFRAPEVLTKCPTQTTAIDMWSAGIIFLSLLSGRYPFYKASDDLTALAQIMTVRGSRETIQAAKTFGKSVLCTQVVPAQNLRTLCEKLRGTNSSCNRSQGEVPSKSVNDSALPVPVDKPSAPETLGKQIQHLKSFQEGDDALEMKATDMKGWDQVPDEAYDLLDKLLDLNPATRITAKEALLHPFFKDMRV
- the CDC7 gene encoding cell division cycle 7-related protein kinase isoform X2 — protein: METLLKSRCDEQHPHQAEDFHGKQEQNSKLSGIKKDIEKLYEAVPQLVNVFKIKEKIGEGTFSSVYLATARLQTGHEEKMALKHLIPTSHPLRIAAELQCLTVAGGQDNVMGVKYCFRKNDHVVIVMPYLEHESFLDVLNSLSFEEVREYMFNLFKALRRIHHFGIVHRDVKPSNFLYNRQLKEYALVDFGLAQGTPDTKIELLKTAHSEDQQGSCLQNNPTITLGNGGSVSVTAPKQIAQQSASKAADKRSSSLSKIQIKQGRGGKEDSVHHSVQRSVFGERNFNVYSSTYQENSSTKLTKQSKMIDVSSRKLVTKKKITSTKTASNGTARKAASGCPSNLTCDCYATDRVCSVCLSRCQQVAPRAGTPGFRAPEVLTKCPTQTTAIDMWSAGIIFLSLLSGRYPFYKASDDLTALAQIMTVRGSRETIQAAKTFGKSVLCTQVVPAQNLRTLCEKLRGTNSSCNRSQGEVPSKSVNDSALPVPVDKPSAPETLGKQIQHLKSFQEGDDALEMKATDMKGWDQVPDEAYDLLDKLLDLNPATRITAKEALLHPFFKDMRV
- the CDC7 gene encoding cell division cycle 7-related protein kinase isoform X3, with translation METLLKSRCDEQHPHQAEDFHGKQEQNSKLSAGIKKDIEKLYEAVPQLVNVFKIKEKIGEGTFSSVYLATARLQTGHEEKMALKHLIPTSHPLRIAAELQCLTVAGGQDNVMGVKYCFRKNDHVVIVMPYLEHESFLDVLNSLSFEEVREYMFNLFKALRRIHHFGIVHRDVKPSNFLYNRQLKEYALVDFGLAQGTPDTKIELLKTAHSEDQQEDSVHHSVQRSVFGERNFNVYSSTYQENSSTKLTKQSKMIDVSSRKLVTKKKITSTKTASNGTARKAASGCPSNLTCDCYATDRVCSVCLSRCQQVAPRAGTPGFRAPEVLTKCPTQTTAIDMWSAGIIFLSLLSGRYPFYKASDDLTALAQIMTVRGSRETIQAAKTFGKSVLCTQVVPAQNLRTLCEKLRGTNSSCNRSQGEVPSKSVNDSALPVPVDKPSAPETLGKQIQHLKSFQEGDDALEMKATDMKGWDQVPDEAYDLLDKLLDLNPATRITAKEALLHPFFKDMRV